The nucleotide window CCCACGCCACCCTCGCTCCGGTCATCGCCAGCCTGGGGCTGCTGGTGGGCTTCTGGGGCGTGGTCTTCGGCGCCTGGCTGCTGGCCGGGGTGGGGGCGACAGTGTTCGCCGGCGGGATGATCGACTGGTTCTGGCCCCGGCACCAGACCCAGGAGACCTGATCCATGGCCATCACGCACGCCACCAGCGATGTCCCCGAGGTCGACCCCCTCGTACCCACCGGTGCCCCGGGCGAGTTGCTGCCCGGCTACGCCAGCGGGCCGGACTCCTTCGGGTTCTGGGGGATGTTGGGCCTGATCACCACCGAGGCCCTGCTGTTCTCCTCGCTGATCGCCAGCTACTTCTACCTGCGCTTCCGGGCCGGGCCGCACCACTGGCCCCCGGCGGGCATCGCCCCGCCCGAGCTCACCCTGCCCCTCATCATGACCGCCATCCTGTGGTCCTCCAGCATCCCGGTCCACCTGGCGGACCATGCCATCCGGCGGGGCAGCCAGCGCGGCCTACGCCTGGGCCTTCTGGGCGGGTTCCTGCTGGGAGCCACGTTCCTCGGCCTCCAGCTCATCGTCGAGTACCCCAAGACCCTGGACCTGTTCACACCCCGCACCAACGCCTACG belongs to Actinomycetota bacterium and includes:
- a CDS encoding heme-copper oxidase subunit III; this translates as MAITHATSDVPEVDPLVPTGAPGELLPGYASGPDSFGFWGMLGLITTEALLFSSLIASYFYLRFRAGPHHWPPAGIAPPELTLPLIMTAILWSSSIPVHLADHAIRRGSQRGLRLGLLGGFLLGATFLGLQLIVEYPKTLDLFTPRTNAYGSLFFTLTGFHGFHVLVGLAISVFVQIRAWQGAFDRHRHLMVRNFAMYWHFVDAVWALILCTVYLSPRL